DNA from Candidatus Cloacimonas acidaminovorans str. Evry:
ATCTAAAATTGTGCCTCCGGCTTGGTAAAGAAGATTAATAAATTGCCATTCATTCACATTAAAATTGGTTCCGTAGGTTTCTGGTTTACCGTCATTATTTTTATCAGTAGTTAATTTACGACAGTAGGACCGAAATTCATCCCAAGTAGCAGGAAAATGATTAGGGTCAAGACCGGCTCTATAGAAAGCATCTTTATTATAGAAATAAGCACGGACACTTTTATTGAAGGGAAAGGAATAGATGGTGTCATTAAAAGTATTGGATTTTAAGAAGACAGGATAAATATCTTCCAAACTTTGCATTGTCCAGGTTGAATCCGCTTTCATTAAATCCTCAAAATTGCAAAGCACTCCCGCTTCTATATATTTGGAAGTCCAGGATTCAAAAACCTGAGCAATATCGGGCTGTTTTTTTGCTTGAATGGAAGCCATAAGTTTTTGAGAGAGAGCCGTATAGCTACTAATAGGATTGGCAATTACTTCTATGTCTTTATGAGTGCGATTAAATTCACGAATCATTTCATTAAGAGTATCACCTAAAGGACCGCTGAGACCATGCCAGAAAGCAACTTTAACCTTATTGGACTGTAAAGTACTTTTACAGCCGGCTAAAAGGACAAAGAGCATTATTATCATTATAAAGAACTTACGCATTATTTACAACTCCTTATTTGATAAAAGCGATTCCACTACCATCTTTATTTGTTCAGGGTTAGCGTCAACGAAAAAATGAAATTGAAATAGAAAACAAAGAGAAAAAGAGATTAGTTTTACAATATAAGCGTAATCGGGAAAAGTCGTTATTACGCAAGAAAAAGGTAAAAAAAGTGAGAACGGAAAAATTATTTATTCCTGAAGTAATCTCACTGCTTTAGCCCCACTTTTTTTAATCTCACTTCTTCATTCTTCATTTCCTCCTCCTGCTTAATTATCAATTTTTATCTCTGAAATCTGTGTAATCTGTGAGTAATAAACCTATTCGCCAATCCACATAGCTACTAATCCGGGCAGAATATCTCCTGATTTGCCCTGATAAAATTCATCAATATAGGCAAGGTTATCCGGTTTTCCCAGATTTATTGCAATTGTTTTTGCCCCCATCAATTTGGCAGTAAGAACGAAACCTGCTGCAGGATAAACAACTCCGCTGGTTCCTACAATGATAAATACAGAACATTTTCTGAGGGCATCATCAATTATATTCAGATAGTGCGGTATTTCACCAAACCAGACAATATCTGGTCTTAAAATACCATTGCAAAAGGGACAAAGGGGAATCGGCTGCGTTAAATCAATATCCTTAATTGCTAATTTGCTATGGCATTTTGTACAGATACAATTGGCAAGGGAGCCATGCATTTCCAAAACTCTTTTAGAGCCGGCTTTTATATGCAAGCAATCCACATTTTGGGTAACCAGTAAAAAGTTATCCCCTAAAAATTGTTCCAATTTAACCAAAGCCAAGTGAGCCGGATTGGGTTTACTGGAAATACTATCCTGGTAGCGTTGACGGTAAAATTCCCAAACTTTAACCGGATTAGAGTTAAAAGCTTCAGGAGTGGCAACATCTTCAACCCGATGATTTTCCCATAAACCACCGCTATCTCTAAAAGTCCGGATACCGGATTCAGCGCTGATTCCGGCTCCGGTTAAAACGAGAACATTTGTATCGGGAGTAAATTTTAGCATTTCTATTTCAGTAATAGCATTTTTCGCATTTGGACACCTGAAGGAGTTTTAATGCGATAGTAATATACTCCACTGGCTATATTACGCTTGTTTATATCTAAGCCATTGAATACGACTTTATGAGTGCCTGCAGGTAAAACCTCATCAATTAAGCGGGTTACCAATTGACCTTTAATATTGAAGACCTCCAGACAAACCGGCATCCGAGCTGGTATGGAAAACTCAATCGTAGTTTCAGGATTAAAAGGATTGGGATAATTATCATACAGGATAACATTTTGTGCCAAAGGAATGCTTTCATCCTCATTGGCAACATAGCCCGTTATCCTCACATCATCTATATACCATCCCTCTCCACCAACATAACCATCACTGCCAAAAACCCAACGAAATTGAGCTATTCCGGAAACATTACCAAGTTCAAAAATAGCTTCCGTCCAATCAAAATTACCTGAATAGACCCAAGTATTTGCGGAAAAAGGCGAAGCGGAATTATTGTAAATCTTATAAGGATAACCGCCTACAGGGGTAATTTGAGTCCAATTGCCTCCGTTCAAACTCATTTGTACCAAACCACCATCCCAAGCGTAGGATTGATTGGTACTATGTTTTTCTGCACTCATCCAGTGATAGAATTTCAATTGACAATTGGGGCTAACATTCATTACAGGACTAATAAGTGCACCATAAGCACTACTGGCATAATTAGTAGAACCGTTACCTCCAAATTTCATTGCATAAATACCGTTGGTAGTATGATTACGATTTGATGAACGATGCCACTGATTTACAAAATTACTGCTGAGAGCAACGGTTTCCCATGTTTGGTAATCGGTTTCAAAACTGTAACTGAGAGCACCAATATGAATTAAGAAATATCCTTCTACCAGATTTCCGTTTTCCGCGCAGAAAATGTAATTTATCATATAGTTATTATCAATAACTGCACTATCCAATACCTGTAAAGTGATTGCACTTTGGTAGTCGGCTGTGCTATGAGGGCTTAAGGGAGCCAGCAAAATTTCCTCCTGCTCCAAAATAATATCGGGAGAGGAGTTAAAAATAATTAACATAGGTGAATAAGCATTTCCACTACCGGTATTAGCAACGCTGAAACTAATGGAAGGTGTATCTCCAGGCATAATCATAACATCCATATTATTCAGCTGATAAGAAAGCAATTGTAAAACCGGAGCATTCAGAGTTAAGATAAAAGTAGAATTGGATAAGTAGGAATCATAATTGGCTCTGATTGTGAAAGTGGCTTGGGTTTGATCAGTAAAATTGCCTACAATCCTGAACAAAAAGACAGAATTAAGAGCTAAAGAATCACCGGCTGCAATACCGGTAAAATTTGCCGTTGAGGAAAGAATTTGGATATTAGCCGAATTACTGAGGAAAGTTAAAGTCCCAGGAACAGTGAGATCCAGCAAGCCCACATTTTTAACAAAGAGATTAAGGGATAATGTTTCACCTGTATGATAGAGTCCATCCTGATCGTTATAACTGACATTATTACATATAATATAGGGCATTTGAGCCGCTGTAGCCATAATGGTAGCATTGAAAGGATAAAAATTGTGGGCACTGATATAAATGTAATAAGTTCCTGGAGTTAGCGGAGCAAAAAAATTAACTATAATCAAACCATTTTCATCTGCGGAAGTCCTGAATACGGTATGATCTTCATTTTTCAGAATAAATACCGCATAAGGTGCATTGGTCTGAATCTGATAATGATTTTGTCCTACCATTAATACTTCGGGTAAATTAGCTGTTATAGTTTGTGGAGTGTCCGTCCAAACCATCATAGCAGGATCACCAAAAAGATTGGTTTCATAAGTTACCCAATACATTACCGGTTCATTAGTGATATAGGGAATATTATCTATTTTGGAATCAACCAAGGCAAAACCCGCTTCATAAATGTTTTCCCCAAAAATAGCATCTATAAACTGGCGATGAATATATTGAGAAGCTCCATCAGTACTTTGTTGAACACCCCAGCCATAGCGTGAATGAGAAATCATTGCTACAGGTCCTGTGGCAATAGAGGTCATTTTTTCTGTTATACAATCGGATGTATACTGCCCGGGAGAGGTTTCACGATTATCAAAAGCACCGGCATAACAGCCCTGGGTAAAATAAGTGGAAAAATTATGATTTACACCGTCATTAGTAATTGTGGAAGCACTAACCTGATTATTTGATAACCGCATTGCATAAGTAGTGTTGGAATGTCCCAAATGATTTACCAGATTAGGACCCTGACTAAGTATGGGGCGAATCTGATTAGCACCCCAGGCATCGGCTGCTCCATAAGTTCTATCATATAATGTAGTTATGTTCCAGGAAGTAGGAACTCCAACTGTAGTATAGCCATTATTACTACTTCCACCAATCATTTCATCCATATAATCACCACCCCAGGTAGGTCCGTCCCATAACCATTCACCCACAAAAAAAGCTGATTTAACCTCATTTGTCACCGGGTTGTTGCTGTAATTGGTAAGTTTATTTAGGAAATTTGCTATTTCTGCATCGCTATTATAGCAAAAACGCCCGATTGCCAGTTCCGGAGTAAGGTCTGCTTCATACATTTCACCCCAGTAACTATCTCCGTCAGTATTCCAGTTTCCATCCAAACAGGCATAATACATATCAGCAGGAATATCTGCATCCGTACCTTCATCGCTGTTATTTACGCTAACATAAAAACCTCTATGAGGAATAACATCCGTATCTCCCGCTAGAAAAACATAGCGCAGAGGATTGGTAGTATATAAGGAAATAATGTAATTACGCAATTTATCCTGGGTGTCAATTCCCTGATTTTCCGCGATAATTTCACTCATACTTTTTATGAGCACAGTTTTTCCTCGGATTTCCTGAAAGGTTTTTAGAGGTGTCCACTGGGTTATTTTTTCCGCATCTGCTACAATAAGATATTCAATTCCCGTTTCACGA
Protein-coding regions in this window:
- a CDS encoding ABC transporter substrate-binding protein, which encodes MRKFFIMIIMLFVLLAGCKSTLQSNKVKVAFWHGLSGPLGDTLNEMIREFNRTHKDIEVIANPISSYTALSQKLMASIQAKKQPDIAQVFESWTSKYIEAGVLCNFEDLMKADSTWTMQSLEDIYPVFLKSNTFNDTIYSFPFNKSVRAYFYNKDAFYRAGLDPNHFPATWDEFRSYCRKLTTDKNNDGKPETYGTNFNVNEWQFINLLYQAGGTILDEEGKPQLNSPQAIEALTFTTDLLNKDKTVYLVREFEGQNDFLAGIAAMYEGSSVSITHMRQQPINFNIGYAPLPVYRTNKSAVSGTNIVIFKSGDKKREQAAWEFIKWFTDTEQTARWSAETCYMPVRKSAMQSPVLQNFLKEYPQFQGIYDQLETAIFEPQISAWFKARMELKNYLEKAMRGISTPQEALDEMNAKFQAIIREEKYLKSL
- a CDS encoding NAD-dependent deacylase; this translates as MLKFTPDTNVLVLTGAGISAESGIRTFRDSGGLWENHRVEDVATPEAFNSNPVKVWEFYRQRYQDSISSKPNPAHLALVKLEQFLGDNFLLVTQNVDCLHIKAGSKRVLEMHGSLANCICTKCHSKLAIKDIDLTQPIPLCPFCNGILRPDIVWFGEIPHYLNIIDDALRKCSVFIIVGTSGVVYPAAGFVLTAKLMGAKTIAINLGKPDNLAYIDEFYQGKSGDILPGLVAMWIGE
- a CDS encoding C25 family cysteine peptidase, which produces MNYSLETPKIEAKEQYTKVSLEKAQSWGQPGNPDLPWLGIKLLLPAGFEAEKIVVNRYNPVTYTLDKPIAPIQRQYPFSHIILETPDKPNAEVYDSPLPYPQNTDNGLITSFMCGQPIVFSAISPFSYYPLNNELIFYRQLSVEIIYSSSAKAMEAMRFLKQNTFTANRLQKIVDNPEIITISSTRETGIEYLIVADAEKITQWTPLKTFQEIRGKTVLIKSMSEIIAENQGIDTQDKLRNYIISLYTTNPLRYVFLAGDTDVIPHRGFYVSVNNSDEGTDADIPADMYYACLDGNWNTDGDSYWGEMYEADLTPELAIGRFCYNSDAEIANFLNKLTNYSNNPVTNEVKSAFFVGEWLWDGPTWGGDYMDEMIGGSSNNGYTTVGVPTSWNITTLYDRTYGAADAWGANQIRPILSQGPNLVNHLGHSNTTYAMRLSNNQVSASTITNDGVNHNFSTYFTQGCYAGAFDNRETSPGQYTSDCITEKMTSIATGPVAMISHSRYGWGVQQSTDGASQYIHRQFIDAIFGENIYEAGFALVDSKIDNIPYITNEPVMYWVTYETNLFGDPAMMVWTDTPQTITANLPEVLMVGQNHYQIQTNAPYAVFILKNEDHTVFRTSADENGLIIVNFFAPLTPGTYYIYISAHNFYPFNATIMATAAQMPYIICNNVSYNDQDGLYHTGETLSLNLFVKNVGLLDLTVPGTLTFLSNSANIQILSSTANFTGIAAGDSLALNSVFLFRIVGNFTDQTQATFTIRANYDSYLSNSTFILTLNAPVLQLLSYQLNNMDVMIMPGDTPSISFSVANTGSGNAYSPMLIIFNSSPDIILEQEEILLAPLSPHSTADYQSAITLQVLDSAVIDNNYMINYIFCAENGNLVEGYFLIHIGALSYSFETDYQTWETVALSSNFVNQWHRSSNRNHTTNGIYAMKFGGNGSTNYASSAYGALISPVMNVSPNCQLKFYHWMSAEKHSTNQSYAWDGGLVQMSLNGGNWTQITPVGGYPYKIYNNSASPFSANTWVYSGNFDWTEAIFELGNVSGIAQFRWVFGSDGYVGGEGWYIDDVRITGYVANEDESIPLAQNVILYDNYPNPFNPETTIEFSIPARMPVCLEVFNIKGQLVTRLIDEVLPAGTHKVVFNGLDINKRNIASGVYYYRIKTPSGVQMRKMLLLK